The Peptacetobacter hiranonis DNA window GCTGGTCCAACAAAAGGTACTCCAGAAAGGTCTTCCTTTTCACCAGGCCCCTCTCCAATAAGAAGTATCTTTGCCTTTCTATTTCCTCCACCTACAACTACATTTGTCCTGTTTTCAGCAAGTCTACATCTATTACAGGTTTTGCAAGCAGATTCTAGTATTTCCCATGAAAACATACCTATCACCTAGCCTAATTTAAATTAATAAATTCATTATTATTTATGGTCATGTCCACAATCACAGTCGTGGTCATGGCATCCACAGTCACAATCAGCTGCGTGTTCTGCTTCATGAGCTTTTACTTCTTCTTCCATAGCTTTAAATTCCTGTACCATAACTTCATATTCAGGTAAATCTTTTTCTTCGTTTTCTTCACCTCTCCAGTCAGCGTACATCATCTGATCTCCATTAGTTAAAACTACTCTTCCTGATAAAGTTACATCGTCTATTTCTTCAAGTCTTTCTATGTGTTTTTCAAGAGCATCTCCTTCCATTGGAGCATCTTCATCTAAACACTGAACTACCATTACTGGAGCATAGTATCCCTCTTCATCTACAACGTTAACTAAAACGTCTATTTCACCTTCCATACCTTCTGCAAATTCAGCTAGTGGCACATTAGTATCTATCATATCTAGTGGCACATATAAATTTTCTGTTAAGTATTTTATTACTCTATCCTGAACTAATTCTTTTGACATTTTTTATTCCTCCTAAAATTTTTTAAATTATTTTAATTTCATATAATTATTTTACCACATTCTCTTTATACTTAACATTTTTATTTATACTTTCAAATATTTTTTCTACCTTTAAATTCTATTATTTTTATTGAATTAAAAATTATTTTTATTATCATAATAATAGTAGAACAATCTTTTTTTAATGAATAATTTGTAACTTATTTATTCATTTTATTTACAATTCACTATTCTTTTGTAACCTTAATAACATAATTGTAATCGCATTATTCAAAAAAATAGTGTATATTAAGTATAGTGAATGTGCAGTGTACCTCACTGCAAATTTATTTTTAGGAGGTTTAATATGAAGATTAAACAGAAATTATCTGCAATAGCACTTTCAGCTACAATGATATTAAGCAGTCTTTCTATAGCTTTTGCGGATGGATCAAAAGTCGTTACTATTGGAGCCGACTTAAATGCTCAGCAGAGACAGATGATGTTAGATTACTTCGGAGTTTCTGAGAATGAAGCAATGATTATAAACGTAACAAATGCAGAGGAAAGAAAATATCTTCAGGGCGTTGCAACTGATGCACAGTTAGGTAGAAGAACTATTTCTTGTGCTTATGTTGAACCAACTGCTGGAAAAGATGGTATCAATGTAAAAACAGCTAACCTTACTTGGGTTACAAGCTCAATGATAGCTTCAACACTTACTACTGCAGGTCTTACAAGTGCCAATGTAATAGCTGCTGCACCATATGCAGTTAGTGGTACTGGAGCATTAACAGGTGTTATAAAAGCATTTGAAGATGCTTCTGGAGAAAAACTAGATGAAACTAAAAAAGAACTTGCCAATGAAGAGCTTGTTACTACTGGTGATTTAGGTGATGAAATCGGTCAGGATAAAGCTGCTGGTGTTGTAAATGACGTTAAAAATGAGGTAATAAAAGAAGGAACTAGCGATACTACTCAAATTGCCGACATAATAAACAACGTTACTAATAACTACAACGTAACTCTTACACCAGAACAAATTCGGGCACTTACATCTTTAATGGAAAAAATTGGTGCTCAGAACTACAACTACAACGATATAAAAGTTACATTAGAAAATGTTAAATTTAATATAAACGAAAATCTATCAGCTATAGGTGAAAATGTAGACACAGTTGGTTTATTTGAAAAAATAAAACATTGGTTTGCTAACCTAGGTGGTGGAGCTGACACTGGTATATTAGAACAGACTGATGAATCAGCTCTTGGATCTGATGCTGTTGTAAATGCTACTCAGGACAAAGTTGAAGAAGCTGCAAATGCTGCACTTAATAAAGCTGGTGAATTAGCAAGCCAG harbors:
- a CDS encoding DUF1002 domain-containing protein, whose protein sequence is MKIKQKLSAIALSATMILSSLSIAFADGSKVVTIGADLNAQQRQMMLDYFGVSENEAMIINVTNAEERKYLQGVATDAQLGRRTISCAYVEPTAGKDGINVKTANLTWVTSSMIASTLTTAGLTSANVIAAAPYAVSGTGALTGVIKAFEDASGEKLDETKKELANEELVTTGDLGDEIGQDKAAGVVNDVKNEVIKEGTSDTTQIADIINNVTNNYNVTLTPEQIRALTSLMEKIGAQNYNYNDIKVTLENVKFNINENLSAIGENVDTVGLFEKIKHWFANLGGGADTGILEQTDESALGSDAVVNATQDKVEEAANAALNKAGELASQAADKAGEAADKAKEAYDKAEEQGLFDKIRAWFENVLSGFGN